The nucleotide sequence AACATCATCAATACTGATGAACAATATTGATCTAACAACACATTTCCCAACACCagtaatcaactttttttgatattttttaatgaattgtacgtttagcatttttgaatatttcaaaccGAATAGTGACGTAAATATTcatttattgacatttttttcacaatggaaaattgaaaaatttaccaacctGTGACTATCCGGTGAATAGGATTTTCTACGACTTTTATCGTGAGGATCAGTTTTgtatttcttctcttcttcgTAATCATCGGCGCACTTTCTTTCGTGATCGTATTTAAAACTACTGCGATATCTATCGTCTTTGTATTCCGAATAAGGCTTTGGActacgatgacgatgacgctCGGGGCTATGTCTCCTTTCTCGATACCTATCCCTTTCACCTCTGTATCGATCTCTACTTGAGCTTCGATGACCATTTCGAGCATTAGGACTTCTATCTCTACTTCTTTCTTCATAAGCATCTGGTTTCTTTTCGGAATACTTCTCTGTTCGTTCCACACTCGAGCTTCTGTTTCTTGAATAACGGCCTGAACTTCTATCGCGATCGGCACTCGGCTGAACTCTGTGTAACATGAATTGAAATATCAATAGTTATGCAGAATTTATAACACTTCTCCGTTAGTCCTCTGTACTTACTCTCTAGGTCTTGGATATTTACTATTATCTTCGGGCGAATGCCTTGATTTCGACATACTACGGCCAGCAGGGCCTGCATGTTGTCGTGCTGTAGGAACAGGTGGAGGATACCGttcgttcatttttctttcaagtttttgctACAAATCACATTCACACATGAATGATTGTTCGATCGAtattgaaaacaaataaaatcataaaaactaTCTTACTTGAATAGGGACGGGAATTCTAGGAAAAAGAGTCGAAAACCATTCTAATTTacataagaaatttttcaagatatttccAATGGTCATAATTTGTCCACCACCAGCTTTGACGTCAAGTtcctaaaatttaatttcctattAATTGAATTCGATGCGCAATAAAAAACACAAGACACAACTTTTTCCTTACTTCAGCGTCGTCTAAATATGGCTCATACCAATCCCACAGATCTGCTGGTGGTTGAGTGTACctaaaaaaacacgaagaaaaaaaaacgaaactgtTAACATCGAGAGTGAAAATGACACCATACTCGAAATATAAAACAAGAACGGGCCgttaaaaaacttaaaaatactACAGCACTGATAACGTTGTATTAATCAACTCACGACAAGAACAGTTTAAAATGGCTGCCCTCAAAAAGTCCACAGATGAGTTACTATTCACAGCTTAGCGGTTAAAATTTATCGAAAGAACTCTCAACTATCGACGGTGGTTGCAATTAACTCACAGTACAATTCTTAAAgaaaacatttataaaaatcagcTAGTTCGATGACAAAATTTTCTCTTggataaaataatgaattagcAACGtaataaataagaaaataaaattactttgcAATCGTTAAACGTACGCAATTCAGCAAAACATTAAATTAACGTTGTTCTTAACACGCTGTGTAAAATATGTTCACAAATATGACTAGTCAACTTACCTGATATACATAAAACCAAGAACGCGTATATAAGGAGAATCTGGGTGGGTGATTAGCCCAATTACCTGCTTACGGGTAAGCTTCAAGGTAAAGAGCTTATAAAGCAAGCAAAATGCCGTTGATACAATTCCGCCGGCTCCAACTCCTCTGACCTACCACAGAACAACGATtcaattaaaattccaaaaaatacaaaaatattacaCAATACTGTCTGTACTCACTCCACCACACATTCCAGTTTGTCCGGCAGTTTTACGACTTCCTTTTTCCCATGGTTCTA is from Planococcus citri chromosome 1, ihPlaCitr1.1, whole genome shotgun sequence and encodes:
- the LOC135832013 gene encoding pre-mRNA-splicing factor 38B-like, translated to MDEYDEGKYDEKEEAGTSVHHKKNNVLPLWGNERSMNLNPLILTNIQSSHYFKVNLYELKTYHEVIDEIYYKVSHLEPWEKGSRKTAGQTGMCGGVRGVGAGGIVSTAFCLLYKLFTLKLTRKQVIGLITHPDSPYIRVLGFMYIRYTQPPADLWDWYEPYLDDAEELDVKAGGGQIMTIGNILKNFLCKLEWFSTLFPRIPVPIQQKLERKMNERYPPPVPTARQHAGPAGRSMSKSRHSPEDNSKYPRPREVQPSADRDRSSGRYSRNRSSSVERTEKYSEKKPDAYEERSRDRSPNARNGHRSSSRDRYRGERDRYRERRHSPERHRHRSPKPYSEYKDDRYRSSFKYDHERKCADDYEEEKKYKTDPHDKSRRKSYSPDSHRSHKSKKEKYRSSYKDDDYERHRSDRRKYSEERDYEDETSIKKSKYA